One genomic segment of Pelagerythrobacter marensis includes these proteins:
- the gatB gene encoding Asp-tRNA(Asn)/Glu-tRNA(Gln) amidotransferase subunit GatB — translation MSTYRIQGATGEWEVVIGLEVHAQVTSNAKLFSGSSTAFGAEPNTQVSLIDAAMPGMLPVPNRECIRQAVRTGMAIEAQINAWSRFDRKNYFYADLPQGYQISQLYHPLVGEGSLTIEADEKAGIPEDKVIGIERIHVEQDAGKLMHDQHPTMSYVDLNRCGVALMEIVSRPDMRSPAEAGAYVRKLRTILRYVGSCDGNMEEGSMRADVNVSVRKPGEEFGTRTETKNVNSVRFVMQTIEHEARRQVDLIEDGGTVVQETRLFDPGTGTTRSMRSKEDAHDYRYFPDPDLLPLELEQAFLDECRASLPELPDAKRRRYVETLGLSEYNARELTAEVETFARFETLLAATAKGIGKSESEVATQVANWSLSVAPGVINALGDEANPAHATAEAQAAILDMQARGEISGGQAKEIFEIVLKTGREPGEIAESEGLKQVSDTGAIEAAIDKILANNTDKVEEYRGGKDKLFGFFVGQTMKAMQGKANPAVVNQLLKAKLG, via the coding sequence GTCAGCCTGATCGATGCGGCAATGCCGGGAATGCTGCCGGTGCCGAACCGCGAATGCATCCGCCAGGCGGTGCGCACCGGCATGGCGATCGAGGCGCAGATCAACGCGTGGAGCCGGTTCGACCGCAAGAACTACTTCTACGCCGACCTGCCGCAGGGATATCAGATTTCGCAGCTCTATCATCCGCTTGTCGGCGAAGGTTCGCTGACGATCGAGGCGGACGAGAAGGCCGGCATTCCCGAAGACAAGGTTATCGGGATTGAGCGTATCCATGTCGAACAGGACGCGGGCAAGCTGATGCACGATCAGCATCCGACGATGTCCTACGTCGATCTCAACCGCTGCGGCGTGGCGCTGATGGAAATCGTCAGCCGCCCGGACATGCGCAGCCCGGCGGAAGCGGGCGCCTATGTCCGCAAGCTGCGCACGATCCTGCGCTATGTCGGGTCGTGCGACGGGAACATGGAAGAAGGATCGATGCGCGCGGACGTGAACGTCAGCGTGCGCAAACCGGGCGAGGAATTCGGCACCCGCACCGAAACCAAGAACGTCAACTCGGTCCGCTTCGTCATGCAGACGATCGAGCACGAGGCGCGCCGTCAGGTCGATCTGATCGAGGATGGCGGCACGGTGGTGCAGGAAACGCGGCTGTTCGATCCCGGCACCGGCACGACCCGGTCGATGCGCAGCAAGGAAGACGCGCACGATTACCGGTATTTCCCCGATCCCGATCTGCTGCCACTGGAACTGGAGCAGGCCTTCCTCGACGAATGCCGCGCCAGCTTGCCCGAGCTGCCCGATGCCAAGCGCCGCCGCTATGTCGAAACGCTGGGGCTGAGCGAATATAACGCGCGCGAGCTGACGGCCGAGGTGGAAACCTTCGCCCGCTTCGAAACGCTTCTGGCCGCAACCGCGAAGGGTATCGGCAAGAGCGAGAGCGAGGTCGCGACCCAGGTGGCCAACTGGTCGCTTTCGGTCGCGCCGGGGGTTATCAACGCCCTGGGCGACGAAGCGAACCCGGCGCACGCCACGGCCGAAGCGCAGGCGGCGATCCTCGACATGCAGGCCCGCGGCGAGATTTCGGGCGGCCAGGCGAAGGAAATCTTCGAAATCGTCCTCAAGACCGGCCGCGAGCCGGGCGAGATCGCGGAGAGCGAGGGCCTGAAGCAGGTCAGCGATACCGGCGCGATCGAGGCGGCGATCGACAAAATCCTCGCCAACAACACCGACAAGGTGGAGGAATACCGCGGCGGCAAGGACAAGCTCTTCGGCTTCTTCGTCGGCCAGACGATGAAGGCCATGCAGGGCAAGGCCAACCCGGCGGTGGTCAACCAGCTGTTGAAGGCGAAGCTGGGGTAG
- a CDS encoding M16 family metallopeptidase, which translates to MKLKLATVSLAALAFAVGTAAQARSTADPATDPAAAAAAVTGEPAPVADLIESVSIPYDQFQLANGLTVLVHEDRKAPVVGVSVWYGVGSKHEPEGKTGFAHLFEHLMFNGSENAPGDFFEPLQQVGATDFNGTTWFDRTNYFETVPTGALDRALMLESDRMGYLLGAVTQEKLDNQIGVVQNEKRQGDNQPYGLVEYEQLENLYPSGHPYHHSTIGSMDDLSGATLDDVKNWFRDHYGPNNAVLVLAGDIDTATAREKVTKWFGAIPAGPAIEPVSAPVPTLAEPKAKTIYDRVASPRIYRMWAVPGLDNPEYLPLSMGATVLGGLASSRLDNALVREQQLAVRVVASAQIFAQAGQFIVYADARPGVDQDKLAAALDAEIARFVAEGPSADELQRATTTYAAGQIRGLEQVGGFGGKAPTLAQGLLYSGNPAEYKKVLESAAAMTPERVRDVTAKWLSRPVFALTVEPGDRKEGGENRGGFFTGADAGGDSGLAGPAFYSGPFAVQAPSQAAEADRSQLPEVGELKPLDFPDIERATLSNGMEVFFARRDAVPTVSVRVDFDAGYSADPKDRLGIQSLMLSLMDEGTTRLNSTALAIAKERLGASLYAAADADTTSVGLNALAPNLAPSLELMAEYVRQPAFDANELERVRAQQLTRIENELNNPSAIAQRALAPILFGERHPYGIPPSGTGSAEVVESVTIDEIRDFHRTWLRPDMARVFVVGESSLGEVTRMLEASFGDWQAPAEPAPQKNFDAPIPQQQSRVILVDRPNSPQSVIMAGRVLEQKGTDDLTVLNAANEVFGGSFLSRINMNLRETKGWSYGVRSLVQQPLDRSSFLIYAPVQADRTADSIVELRKDLAAYTDDKGVTTEELTRLINGNVRELPGRFETSGDVLGGMVNIVTYDRPDDYYETLAAKYSALTAPQLDAEARKALLGDDLVFVIVGDASVVEPQLEGIGLPVEVRRSETTSGE; encoded by the coding sequence ATGAAACTCAAACTCGCCACCGTCAGTCTTGCCGCGCTCGCCTTTGCAGTGGGCACCGCGGCGCAAGCGCGCAGCACCGCCGATCCCGCGACCGATCCGGCAGCGGCCGCAGCCGCTGTAACCGGCGAACCGGCCCCGGTAGCCGACCTGATCGAAAGCGTTTCGATCCCCTACGACCAGTTCCAGCTCGCCAACGGGCTGACCGTGCTGGTGCACGAAGATCGCAAGGCGCCGGTGGTTGGCGTGTCGGTCTGGTACGGCGTCGGGTCGAAGCACGAACCCGAGGGCAAGACCGGCTTCGCCCACCTGTTCGAACACCTGATGTTCAACGGCAGCGAGAATGCGCCGGGCGACTTCTTCGAACCGCTGCAGCAAGTGGGCGCGACCGATTTCAACGGCACGACCTGGTTCGACCGCACGAACTATTTCGAAACCGTGCCCACCGGCGCACTCGACCGCGCGCTGATGCTGGAAAGCGACCGCATGGGCTATCTCCTGGGCGCGGTGACGCAGGAGAAGCTCGATAACCAGATCGGCGTGGTCCAGAACGAGAAGCGGCAGGGCGACAACCAGCCTTACGGCCTGGTCGAATACGAACAGCTCGAAAACCTCTACCCCTCCGGCCACCCTTACCACCATTCGACCATCGGTTCGATGGATGACCTGTCGGGTGCGACGCTGGACGACGTGAAGAACTGGTTCCGCGATCACTACGGCCCCAACAACGCCGTTCTGGTGCTGGCCGGCGACATCGATACCGCGACCGCGCGCGAAAAAGTGACCAAGTGGTTCGGCGCGATCCCCGCCGGGCCCGCGATCGAACCCGTCAGCGCGCCGGTCCCGACCCTGGCGGAACCCAAGGCGAAGACGATCTACGATCGCGTCGCCAGCCCGCGCATCTATCGCATGTGGGCGGTGCCCGGCCTCGACAATCCCGAATATCTGCCGCTGTCGATGGGCGCGACCGTGCTGGGCGGGCTGGCCAGTTCGCGGCTCGACAATGCGCTGGTGCGCGAACAGCAGCTTGCCGTGCGGGTCGTCGCGAGCGCGCAGATCTTCGCCCAGGCGGGCCAGTTTATCGTCTATGCCGATGCCAGGCCCGGCGTCGACCAGGACAAACTGGCCGCCGCGCTGGATGCCGAAATCGCGCGCTTTGTGGCCGAAGGGCCCAGCGCCGATGAATTGCAGCGAGCGACGACGACTTATGCCGCCGGCCAGATCCGCGGGCTGGAGCAGGTCGGCGGCTTTGGCGGCAAGGCGCCGACGCTGGCGCAGGGCCTGCTCTATTCCGGCAATCCGGCGGAATATAAGAAAGTGCTCGAATCCGCAGCCGCGATGACGCCCGAACGCGTCCGCGATGTGACTGCCAAGTGGCTTTCGCGGCCGGTCTTCGCGCTGACGGTGGAACCCGGCGACCGGAAGGAAGGCGGCGAGAATCGCGGCGGCTTCTTCACCGGCGCCGATGCCGGGGGCGACAGCGGCCTGGCCGGTCCCGCCTTCTATTCCGGCCCGTTCGCCGTTCAGGCACCCTCGCAGGCGGCGGAAGCCGACCGTTCGCAATTGCCCGAAGTGGGCGAGCTGAAGCCGCTCGACTTCCCCGATATCGAACGGGCCACCCTGTCGAACGGGATGGAAGTGTTCTTCGCGCGGCGCGATGCAGTGCCGACCGTCAGCGTGCGGGTCGATTTCGACGCCGGGTATTCGGCCGATCCGAAAGACAGGCTGGGCATCCAGTCGCTGATGCTGTCGTTGATGGACGAAGGGACGACCCGGCTCAATTCGACCGCGCTTGCGATTGCGAAGGAACGGCTGGGCGCCTCGCTCTATGCCGCGGCGGATGCCGACACGACATCGGTGGGGCTCAACGCACTGGCGCCCAATCTTGCGCCATCGCTGGAACTGATGGCCGAATACGTCCGCCAGCCGGCGTTCGACGCAAACGAGCTGGAGCGTGTGCGCGCCCAGCAGCTGACCCGGATCGAAAACGAGCTGAACAATCCCAGCGCCATCGCCCAGCGCGCGCTGGCGCCAATCCTGTTCGGCGAACGCCATCCCTACGGCATTCCGCCGTCCGGTACGGGCAGCGCCGAAGTCGTCGAATCGGTGACGATCGACGAGATTCGCGATTTCCACCGCACGTGGCTGCGCCCCGACATGGCGCGGGTTTTCGTGGTCGGCGAATCGTCGCTGGGCGAAGTCACGCGGATGCTGGAGGCCAGCTTCGGCGACTGGCAGGCACCCGCCGAACCGGCACCGCAAAAGAACTTCGACGCGCCGATCCCGCAGCAGCAATCGCGCGTGATCCTGGTCGACCGGCCCAATTCGCCGCAGTCGGTGATCATGGCCGGGCGCGTGCTGGAGCAGAAGGGGACCGACGACCTGACCGTGCTGAACGCCGCGAACGAAGTGTTCGGCGGCAGCTTCCTCAGCCGGATCAACATGAATCTGCGCGAGACGAAGGGGTGGTCCTACGGCGTGCGCAGCCTGGTGCAGCAGCCGCTCGACCGGTCCAGTTTCCTGATCTACGCCCCGGTCCAGGCCGACCGCACGGCGGATTCGATCGTCGAACTGCGCAAGGACCTGGCCGCCTATACCGATGACAAGGGCGTAACCACGGAAGAGCTGACGCGCCTGATCAACGGCAACGTGCGCGAATTGCCCGGGCGGTTCGAAACCTCGGGCGACGTGCTGGGCGGAATGGTGAACATCGTTACCTACGACCGGCCCGACGACTACTACGAAACGCTGGCCGCGAAGTATTCGGCGCTGACCGCGCCCCAGCTCGATGCCGAAGCGCGCAAGGCGCTGCTGGGCGACGATCTCGTGTTCGTGATCGTGGGCGATGCATCGGTGGTCGAACCGCAGCTCGAAGGGATCGGCCTGCCGGTCGAAGTCCGGCGCTCCGAAACCACATCGGGCGAATGA
- a CDS encoding ATP-binding protein, whose protein sequence is MKAKITIGHDASGTPVEFDVEELLATRLLVQGNSGSGKSHLLRRVLEESAQMVQQVVIDPEGDFVSLAEPFGHVVIDGAAYSPAEIEALARRIRAHRASVVLALEGLEVEQQIRCAAQFLTALFDAPREHWYPALVVVDEAQMFAPSVAGEMAEDTRRMTLGAMTNLMCRGRKRGLAGIVATQRLAKLAKNVAAEASNFLMGRTFLDIDMVRAADLLGMERRQAERIRELERGHFLALGPAISRRPLAVKIGPVKSGSAARKDGLMPLPDAAPEEMETLLLGDLANEAARPVPPPPPPPPAPAPEQLVEAIETADGRDPGQTDPVSAKSGADRPKGGGQEEVEAVIAAMAREDGATFQSASALYQGFLLRCRKQRLVGPLPDMTAFRRSFAIASAGLDRLAADVQPRILALADSVPDDVLAPYLAIAAAAAEGLAAPDDDELARVYGSSSPGRIRRLLEHMERLGLVVVRQDFGGGRTLLVPGIESVVSD, encoded by the coding sequence GTGAAAGCGAAGATCACCATAGGGCACGATGCCAGCGGGACGCCCGTCGAATTCGACGTGGAGGAACTGCTGGCCACGCGCCTGCTCGTCCAGGGCAATTCGGGCAGCGGCAAATCGCACCTGCTGCGCCGCGTTCTGGAAGAAAGCGCCCAGATGGTGCAGCAGGTGGTGATCGACCCGGAGGGGGACTTCGTCTCGCTGGCCGAACCGTTCGGCCATGTCGTGATCGACGGTGCGGCCTATTCCCCGGCGGAGATCGAGGCGCTCGCCCGCCGCATTCGCGCGCACCGGGCTTCGGTCGTCCTCGCGCTGGAGGGGCTGGAGGTCGAACAGCAGATCCGCTGCGCCGCGCAGTTCCTGACCGCGCTGTTCGATGCCCCGCGCGAACACTGGTACCCGGCGCTGGTGGTGGTGGACGAAGCGCAGATGTTCGCCCCCTCGGTCGCGGGTGAAATGGCCGAAGATACCCGGCGCATGACGCTGGGCGCGATGACCAATCTGATGTGTCGCGGGCGCAAGCGCGGCCTGGCCGGGATTGTCGCGACCCAGCGGCTGGCCAAACTGGCCAAGAATGTCGCGGCCGAAGCGTCCAATTTCCTCATGGGGCGCACGTTCCTCGATATCGACATGGTCCGCGCGGCGGACCTGTTGGGGATGGAGCGGCGCCAGGCGGAACGGATTCGCGAACTGGAACGCGGCCATTTCCTCGCCCTCGGCCCCGCAATCAGCCGCCGCCCGCTGGCGGTGAAGATCGGCCCGGTCAAATCGGGCAGCGCCGCGCGCAAGGACGGGCTGATGCCATTGCCCGATGCCGCACCGGAAGAGATGGAGACGCTCCTCCTCGGCGATCTCGCGAACGAGGCGGCAAGGCCTGTTCCGCCGCCCCCGCCCCCGCCACCGGCCCCCGCGCCGGAGCAACTGGTGGAGGCGATCGAAACGGCCGATGGGCGCGATCCGGGTCAGACCGATCCTGTCTCCGCCAAAAGCGGGGCCGATCGCCCGAAAGGCGGCGGTCAGGAGGAGGTGGAGGCCGTGATCGCGGCGATGGCGCGCGAAGACGGGGCGACGTTCCAGTCGGCTTCCGCCCTCTATCAGGGGTTCTTGCTGCGCTGTCGCAAGCAGCGACTGGTCGGCCCGCTGCCCGATATGACGGCGTTCCGCCGCAGTTTTGCCATTGCCAGCGCCGGGCTCGACCGGCTGGCCGCGGATGTGCAGCCCCGCATCCTTGCCTTGGCGGATAGCGTGCCGGACGACGTGCTTGCCCCATATCTGGCAATCGCCGCAGCGGCGGCGGAAGGGCTGGCCGCGCCCGACGATGACGAGCTGGCCCGCGTTTACGGCTCCAGCTCTCCGGGGCGCATCCGCCGGCTGCTCGAACATATGGAACGGCTGGGCCTCGTCGTCGTGCGGCAGGATTTCGGCGGCGGCCGCACGCTGCTGGTCCCCGGCATCGAAAGCGTCGTCAGCGACTGA
- the clpB gene encoding ATP-dependent chaperone ClpB has protein sequence MNLEKFTDRAKGFLQSAQTIAIRMNHQRISPEHLLKALLEDNQGMAWQLIERAGGNPRLAVDEVDAALGKVPAVSGSGAQQTPGLDNNAVRLLDQAEKLAEKAGDSFVPVQRILQALALSADSAAGRALKAANVDAKGLEAAIQDVTGGRTADSSGAEESYDAMKKYARDLTQAARDGKLDPVIGRDEEIRRTVQILARRTKNNPALIGEPGTGKTAIAEGLALRIANGDVPDSLKGRTLMSLDMGALIAGAKYRGEFEERLKAVLDEVKGADGQIILFIDEMHTLIGAGASEGSMDASNLLKPALSRGELHCIGATTLDEYQKYVEKDPALQRRFQSVYIDEPTVEDTISILRGIKDKYELHHGVRITDGAIVAAAQLSNRYIQNRFLPDKAIDLMDEAASRIRMEVESKPEEIEVLDRRIIQLKIEEQALGKESDQASKDRLAALREELANLEQQSGELTARWQNERDKIHAESRLKEDLDQARIELEQAQRAGDLAKAGELSYGRIPELEKKLAEAQGHTENALLREEVTDEDIASIVSRWTGVPIEKMLEGEREKLLQMESILGKRVIGQEQAVQAVSKAVRRARAGLQDPNRPLGSFLFLGPTGVGKTELTKALAGFLFDDDDALVRIDMSEFMEKHAVARLIGAPPGYVGYEEGGVLTEAVRRRPYQVVLFDEVEKAHSDVFNVLLQVLDDGRLTDGQGRVVDFSNTLIILTSNLGSQFLTQIEDGEGVESVENQVMDVVRGHFRPEFLNRLDEIILFHRLAAEHMAPIVDIQVARVQKLLADRKITLDLTDAARRWLGRVGYDPVYGARPLKRAVQRYLQDPLAEKLLAGEVPDGSTVKVDEGDGELSMVVV, from the coding sequence ATGAATCTCGAAAAATTCACCGATCGCGCCAAGGGTTTTCTCCAGTCGGCGCAGACCATTGCAATCCGCATGAACCATCAGCGGATCAGCCCCGAACACCTGCTCAAGGCCCTGCTGGAGGATAACCAGGGCATGGCTTGGCAGTTGATCGAACGGGCCGGCGGCAATCCGCGGCTGGCGGTGGACGAGGTTGACGCCGCACTGGGCAAAGTGCCCGCCGTATCCGGGTCGGGCGCGCAGCAGACGCCGGGGCTGGACAATAACGCGGTTCGCCTGCTCGACCAGGCGGAAAAGCTGGCGGAAAAGGCCGGCGACAGCTTCGTGCCGGTGCAGCGAATCCTCCAAGCGCTGGCGCTTTCTGCCGACAGTGCGGCGGGCCGCGCGCTCAAGGCAGCCAATGTCGATGCCAAGGGGCTGGAGGCCGCGATCCAGGACGTGACCGGCGGGCGTACCGCCGACAGTTCGGGCGCGGAAGAAAGCTACGACGCGATGAAGAAATATGCCCGCGACCTGACCCAGGCCGCGCGTGACGGCAAGCTCGACCCCGTGATCGGGCGCGACGAGGAAATCCGCCGCACGGTGCAGATCCTCGCCCGGCGGACCAAGAACAATCCCGCGCTGATCGGCGAACCCGGCACCGGCAAGACCGCGATCGCCGAAGGGCTGGCGCTGCGCATCGCGAACGGCGACGTGCCGGATAGCCTGAAAGGGCGCACGCTGATGTCGCTCGACATGGGCGCGCTGATCGCCGGGGCGAAGTATCGCGGCGAGTTCGAGGAACGGCTGAAGGCCGTGCTCGACGAAGTGAAGGGCGCAGACGGGCAGATCATCCTGTTCATTGACGAGATGCACACGCTGATCGGCGCCGGCGCGTCGGAAGGGTCGATGGATGCTTCCAACCTGCTCAAGCCCGCGCTCAGCCGGGGCGAGCTGCACTGCATCGGCGCCACCACGCTCGACGAGTATCAGAAATATGTCGAGAAGGACCCGGCCCTGCAGCGGCGGTTCCAGTCGGTCTATATCGACGAACCGACGGTGGAGGACACGATCTCCATCCTGCGCGGGATCAAGGACAAGTACGAGCTGCATCACGGCGTGCGCATCACCGACGGCGCGATCGTCGCCGCCGCGCAGCTTTCCAACCGCTATATTCAGAACCGTTTCCTGCCCGACAAGGCGATCGACCTGATGGACGAGGCCGCGAGCCGCATCCGCATGGAAGTGGAAAGCAAGCCGGAAGAGATCGAGGTGCTCGACCGCCGGATCATCCAGCTCAAGATCGAGGAGCAGGCGCTGGGCAAGGAAAGCGACCAGGCGTCGAAGGATCGCCTGGCCGCGCTGCGCGAGGAACTGGCCAATCTCGAACAGCAGTCGGGCGAACTGACCGCGCGCTGGCAGAACGAGCGGGACAAGATCCACGCCGAAAGCCGGCTGAAGGAAGATCTCGACCAGGCGCGGATCGAACTGGAACAGGCGCAGCGCGCAGGCGACCTCGCGAAGGCGGGCGAGCTATCCTACGGCCGCATTCCCGAGCTGGAGAAGAAGCTGGCGGAAGCGCAGGGTCACACCGAAAATGCGCTCCTGCGCGAAGAAGTGACGGACGAGGATATCGCGTCGATCGTCAGCCGCTGGACCGGGGTGCCGATCGAAAAGATGCTGGAAGGGGAGCGGGAAAAGCTGCTCCAGATGGAATCGATCCTCGGCAAGCGGGTGATCGGGCAGGAACAGGCGGTGCAGGCCGTGTCCAAGGCCGTGCGCCGCGCGCGCGCCGGCTTGCAAGACCCGAACCGGCCGCTCGGCAGCTTCCTGTTCCTCGGCCCCACGGGCGTCGGCAAGACGGAACTGACCAAGGCGCTCGCCGGCTTCCTGTTCGACGACGACGATGCTCTCGTACGCATCGATATGAGCGAATTTATGGAAAAACACGCCGTCGCCCGCCTCATCGGCGCCCCCCCGGGCTATGTCGGGTACGAAGAAGGCGGCGTGCTGACCGAAGCCGTGCGGCGACGCCCCTATCAGGTCGTCCTGTTCGACGAGGTGGAGAAAGCGCACAGCGATGTGTTCAACGTGCTGCTCCAGGTCCTCGACGACGGCCGGCTGACCGATGGGCAGGGCAGGGTGGTCGATTTCTCGAATACGCTGATCATCCTGACCAGCAACCTCGGCAGCCAGTTCCTGACCCAGATCGAGGACGGCGAAGGGGTGGAAAGCGTCGAAAACCAGGTGATGGACGTCGTGCGCGGACATTTCCGGCCCGAGTTCCTCAACCGCCTGGACGAGATTATCCTGTTCCACCGCCTGGCGGCCGAACACATGGCGCCGATCGTCGATATCCAGGTCGCGCGGGTGCAGAAACTGCTGGCCGACCGCAAGATCACGCTCGACCTGACCGACGCCGCCCGCCGCTGGCTGGGCCGCGTGGGATACGATCCCGTCTACGGCGCCCGCCCCCTCAAACGCGCGGTCCAGCGCTATCTGCAGGACCCGCTGGCGGAAAAACTCCTGGCCGGCGAAGTGCCCGACGGCAGCACGGTCAAGGTCGACGAAGGGGATGGGGAGCTGTCGATGGTTGTGGTGTGA